A stretch of Bacillus pseudomycoides DNA encodes these proteins:
- a CDS encoding YutD family protein, which yields MEQKQEIHATVSINNVQYEVIKDYRNGFREEAFKERYAEILNKYDYIVGDWGYDQLRLRGFFDDSNQRATYDTKISTLSEYLYEYCNFGCAHFVLRKVKK from the coding sequence ATGGAGCAAAAGCAGGAGATTCATGCTACAGTGAGCATTAATAATGTTCAGTACGAAGTAATTAAAGACTATCGTAACGGTTTTCGTGAAGAAGCATTTAAAGAGCGCTATGCAGAAATTTTAAATAAATATGATTATATCGTTGGTGACTGGGGATACGATCAACTTAGATTGCGCGGTTTTTTTGATGATAGTAACCAACGTGCGACATATGATACGAAAATTAGCACATTATCGGAGTATTTATATGAGTACTGTAATTTTGGATGTGCGCACTTTGTATTACGAAAAGTGAAGAAGTAA
- a CDS encoding GNAT family N-acetyltransferase has translation MLNIKKGTPNLLDELDAMYMECKKDLLQKQIYQWDDSYPTRETISYHLENNELYCLYEDDSIVGAVVLNDWQSAEYKLIDWSKKEGHFLIVHSFVIHPISQGKGYSKVLLSFWENEAQQKNYNEIRLDAFTGNPVSLRLYETNNYICRGAVYFSSKPNPYNWYNCYEKIFD, from the coding sequence ATGCTGAATATAAAAAAAGGGACACCTAACCTATTAGACGAATTAGATGCAATGTACATGGAATGCAAAAAGGATTTACTACAAAAACAAATTTACCAATGGGATGACTCTTATCCGACGCGAGAAACGATTTCCTATCACTTAGAAAATAATGAACTTTATTGTCTATACGAAGATGATTCAATCGTTGGTGCCGTCGTTTTGAACGACTGGCAATCCGCAGAATATAAACTGATTGACTGGTCAAAAAAGGAGGGGCATTTTCTCATAGTTCATTCTTTTGTCATCCATCCTATCTCTCAAGGAAAAGGATATAGTAAGGTCCTATTATCCTTTTGGGAAAATGAAGCACAGCAAAAAAATTATAATGAGATACGCTTAGATGCTTTCACAGGTAATCCTGTTTCCTTACGTTTATATGAAACAAATAATTATATATGCCGCGGCGCTGTTTATTTTTCGAGTAAACCGAATCCCTATAATTGGTATAACTGCTATGAAAAAATATTTGACTAA
- the glpX gene encoding class II fructose-bisphosphatase, whose translation MERELALEIVRVTEAAALASAQWMGRGKKNEADDAATTAMRDMFDSVNMAGTVVIGEGELDEAPMLYIGEELGTGNGPEVDIAVDPLEGTNIVAKGLANAMAVIAIADKGNLLHAPDMYMEKIAVGPKAAGKISLDDPIEKTIEIVAEANNKKIRDLTVIVQERERHQDIIDRVRTKGARVKLFGDGDVGASIATALPGTGIDLFVGVGGAPEGVISAAALKCLGGEMQARLVPMNEEEEARCRKMGLEDPRQLLMLDDLVSGDDAIFSATGVSAGELLDGVKFLGGDLAETYSIVMRYKTRTVRFIKTHHHLDHKPHLNLDI comes from the coding sequence TTGGAACGTGAACTCGCATTAGAAATTGTCCGTGTAACAGAAGCAGCAGCCTTAGCATCCGCACAATGGATGGGCCGCGGAAAGAAAAACGAAGCAGATGATGCAGCAACTACAGCTATGCGCGATATGTTTGATTCAGTAAACATGGCAGGTACTGTTGTAATTGGTGAAGGAGAACTTGATGAAGCACCAATGTTATATATTGGTGAGGAACTAGGAACAGGTAACGGTCCAGAAGTAGATATCGCCGTTGACCCATTAGAAGGTACAAACATCGTTGCAAAGGGTCTTGCAAATGCAATGGCAGTTATCGCAATCGCAGATAAAGGAAACCTTCTTCACGCTCCGGATATGTACATGGAAAAAATCGCGGTTGGTCCAAAAGCAGCTGGTAAAATTAGCTTAGATGATCCAATTGAAAAAACAATTGAAATTGTAGCAGAAGCAAACAATAAAAAAATTCGTGACCTAACGGTTATCGTCCAAGAACGTGAACGTCATCAAGATATTATTGACCGTGTTCGTACAAAAGGTGCACGTGTAAAACTATTCGGCGATGGCGATGTTGGTGCGTCAATCGCAACAGCTCTTCCTGGAACAGGTATTGATTTATTCGTTGGTGTTGGCGGTGCTCCAGAAGGCGTTATCTCTGCAGCAGCATTAAAATGCCTTGGCGGAGAAATGCAAGCACGTTTAGTTCCAATGAACGAAGAGGAAGAAGCACGTTGCCGTAAAATGGGATTAGAAGACCCTCGTCAACTTCTTATGTTAGATGACCTAGTATCTGGTGACGACGCAATCTTCTCAGCAACCGGCGTATCTGCTGGCGAGTTATTAGATGGTGTAAAATTCCTTGGCGGAGACTTAGCAGAAACTTATTCTATCGTTATGCGTTACAAAACAAGAACAGTACGCTTTATTAAAACGCATCACCATTTAGATCATAAACCTCACTTAAACTTAGATATTTAA
- a CDS encoding DUF3055 domain-containing protein, translated as MEERFFLYDDTVDTKTRFVSFMGENERHDLALLYSDRHYGKTIVLDMQRNKFAIIGTDDLNEPGYLEHAFSVSEEIAEELRSFLFELI; from the coding sequence ATGGAAGAACGTTTCTTTCTTTACGACGATACAGTCGATACAAAAACGCGTTTCGTTAGCTTTATGGGAGAAAATGAGCGCCACGATTTAGCGCTTTTATATTCCGATCGTCATTATGGTAAAACCATTGTCCTTGATATGCAGCGCAATAAATTTGCAATCATCGGCACTGACGATTTAAACGAACCCGGCTACTTAGAGCACGCTTTTTCTGTCTCTGAAGAGATTGCAGAAGAACTACGCTCATTCTTATTCGAACTTATATAA
- a CDS encoding DUF86 domain-containing protein produces MYFVDRKKIEQMLTCLEQVVDTFQEKQQYETPFEYYALERMSHLIMDCILDVGNAMIDGFIMRDPGSYEDIIDILMDEKVISEEEGKGIKEVILLRKMLMQDYIQMNHEELYKTIQKQIAVVQKYPANIRRYLEKELGPVSAFVAE; encoded by the coding sequence ATGTACTTTGTAGACAGAAAAAAAATAGAACAAATGTTAACATGTTTAGAACAGGTAGTGGATACGTTTCAAGAGAAGCAGCAATATGAAACTCCTTTTGAATATTACGCATTAGAGCGTATGTCGCATCTGATCATGGATTGCATATTAGATGTTGGAAATGCAATGATAGATGGATTTATTATGCGTGATCCAGGAAGCTATGAAGATATTATTGATATTTTAATGGATGAAAAAGTCATAAGTGAAGAAGAAGGAAAAGGAATTAAAGAAGTGATTCTTCTTCGTAAAATGCTTATGCAAGATTATATTCAAATGAATCATGAAGAATTATATAAAACGATTCAAAAACAAATCGCTGTGGTACAGAAATACCCTGCCAATATTCGCCGTTACTTAGAAAAGGAATTAGGACCTGTATCTGCATTCGTAGCAGAATAA
- a CDS encoding S4 domain-containing protein, with translation MQKVQLSWILYENEFETTVEKHCKNCGHTTLFTDTNIRRHNANGKNIYRFAIYKCLKGHTWNKKLRIYKSFSDHVETLDVFQKEEGEMTTTISIMQYKENGTTEINIILEAVLGSHRIDKALAAYISDWSRTAIVERIKSGHIQLNGKQMKPNTTLSEGDCISICL, from the coding sequence ATGCAAAAAGTACAACTTTCTTGGATTTTATATGAAAATGAATTTGAAACGACAGTCGAAAAACATTGTAAAAATTGTGGGCATACCACTCTTTTTACCGATACAAATATTCGTAGGCATAATGCAAATGGAAAGAACATTTACCGCTTTGCCATTTATAAATGCCTAAAAGGCCATACGTGGAATAAGAAACTTCGAATTTATAAATCCTTTTCTGATCACGTTGAAACGCTTGATGTGTTTCAGAAAGAGGAAGGTGAAATGACCACTACCATTTCAATTATGCAATATAAAGAAAATGGTACTACCGAGATAAACATTATATTAGAAGCAGTCTTAGGCTCTCACCGTATAGACAAAGCACTAGCTGCATACATTTCAGATTGGAGCCGTACTGCAATTGTAGAACGAATCAAAAGCGGACACATTCAACTGAACGGAAAACAGATGAAACCAAATACAACACTTTCAGAAGGTGATTGTATTTCAATTTGTTTGTAA